From Natronorubrum halophilum, a single genomic window includes:
- a CDS encoding inositol monophosphatase family protein → MTRLDTAYEAAVDGAEIARGLFRTELDVETKDSKMDLVTRADTETQQRVIETIRDAYPNATIVGEEEDELKSVPEDGNAWVIDPIDGTTNFVRGIQLWTTTVAAVRDHETVAAVTVAPALDDTFVADSTGVTLNDEPISVSTRTDLDRFTVAPILRYGPERDRKFGTLLRELILQFGDLRRFGCAQATLGMVASGALDAAVSAQPDPNPWDTIAGIHMVERAGGSVTDLAGRPWEPGCEGVIASNGNAHDEVVENVRRTVE, encoded by the coding sequence ATGACACGACTCGACACGGCGTACGAAGCGGCGGTTGACGGAGCCGAGATCGCACGCGGTCTGTTCCGCACTGAACTGGACGTAGAGACCAAGGACTCGAAGATGGATCTCGTCACCAGAGCGGATACCGAGACGCAACAACGCGTTATCGAGACCATTCGCGATGCGTATCCGAACGCGACTATCGTCGGTGAAGAGGAAGACGAACTGAAGTCCGTTCCCGAGGACGGAAACGCTTGGGTGATCGACCCGATCGACGGAACGACGAACTTCGTCCGCGGGATACAGCTGTGGACGACGACCGTCGCAGCCGTCCGCGACCACGAGACCGTCGCAGCGGTGACCGTCGCTCCGGCTCTCGATGACACGTTTGTAGCGGATTCCACCGGCGTAACGCTGAACGATGAACCGATCTCCGTCAGTACTCGAACGGATCTCGATCGGTTTACCGTCGCGCCGATCCTTCGATACGGTCCCGAACGCGACCGGAAGTTCGGTACCCTCCTCCGGGAGTTGATACTGCAGTTTGGCGACTTGCGTCGCTTTGGATGCGCCCAGGCGACGCTCGGCATGGTCGCCTCCGGCGCGCTCGATGCGGCGGTTTCCGCACAACCGGATCCAAACCCGTGGGATACTATCGCCGGGATCCACATGGTCGAACGGGCTGGTGGCTCGGTGACGGATCTCGCAGGGCGGCCCTGGGAACCAGGTTGTGAAGGGGTCATCGCGTCGAACGGAAACGCCCACGATGAGGTCGTCGAAAATGTGAGGCGAACAGTGGAGTAG
- a CDS encoding ABC transporter ATP-binding protein, translated as MKQTEDNSSGDRTERSGASSRNQDTVTGSVAGNRVRIDGVRKTFNEGSVVACDDVNIAIDEGEFVVLVGPSGCGKTTTLRCIAGLEEPDRGAITLDGEDITGLKSKDRNLAFVFQSIALFPHMSVRKNIRFGLDMNTDLSSEEKRRRVEDVAETLDLSETLDRKPSALSGGQQQRVSLGRAMVMEPAAFLLDEPFSALDANLRDHMRVEVKKIQRELNTAMIFVTHDQEEAMTLGDKIVVMNEGYVQQIGTPYDIYNEPTNRFVAGFIGSPSPNLLECTVERTADGFALESDFHSIPATETQAEHLEQYVGETVIYGIRPEYLDLENDRGAFVADLDVVEPLGDRDAVHLSANGTDLSAVTSQGEISRETDQIHVDIQTGESWLFEKNGSRIV; from the coding sequence ATGAAACAAACAGAAGACAACAGTTCGGGCGACCGAACGGAACGATCCGGAGCATCGAGTCGTAACCAAGATACCGTTACCGGGAGTGTCGCGGGAAACCGCGTTCGGATCGACGGCGTTCGAAAGACGTTCAACGAAGGTTCGGTCGTCGCCTGCGACGACGTGAACATCGCGATCGACGAGGGCGAGTTCGTCGTCCTCGTCGGGCCCTCCGGCTGCGGAAAGACGACGACGCTCCGGTGTATCGCCGGGCTGGAGGAGCCGGACAGGGGTGCCATCACCCTCGACGGCGAAGACATCACCGGACTAAAATCGAAAGACAGGAACCTCGCGTTCGTTTTCCAGAGCATCGCGTTGTTCCCGCACATGAGCGTTCGAAAGAACATCCGCTTCGGATTGGACATGAATACCGACCTCTCGAGCGAAGAGAAGCGACGCCGCGTCGAGGACGTCGCGGAAACCCTCGATCTCTCCGAGACCCTCGATCGGAAACCGTCGGCGCTCTCGGGCGGCCAACAACAGCGCGTCTCGCTCGGCCGCGCGATGGTGATGGAGCCCGCGGCGTTCCTGCTCGACGAGCCGTTCTCGGCGCTCGATGCGAACCTCCGCGACCACATGCGAGTCGAGGTCAAGAAGATCCAGCGGGAGCTGAACACGGCGATGATCTTCGTTACGCACGATCAGGAGGAGGCGATGACGCTCGGAGACAAGATCGTCGTGATGAACGAGGGGTACGTCCAGCAGATCGGCACGCCGTACGACATCTATAACGAACCGACGAACCGCTTCGTCGCGGGGTTCATCGGCTCGCCGTCACCCAACCTCCTCGAGTGCACCGTCGAGCGGACGGCCGACGGGTTCGCCCTCGAGTCCGACTTCCACTCGATCCCGGCCACGGAGACGCAGGCCGAACACCTCGAGCAGTACGTGGGGGAGACGGTTATCTACGGGATCCGACCGGAGTATCTGGACCTCGAAAACGACCGGGGCGCGTTCGTCGCCGACCTCGACGTCGTCGAACCGCTCGGTGATCGGGATGCCGTCCACCTGTCCGCGAACGGTACCGATCTATCGGCGGTCACCTCGCAGGGCGAAATCTCGAGGGAGACCGATCAGATTCACGTCGACATCCAGACCGGGGAATCGTGGCTGTTCGAGAAGAACGGGTCGCGAATCGTCTAA
- a CDS encoding carbohydrate ABC transporter permease produces MSATGYDATAVTLKTAAYGVVAFLVLANLIPLLFILSVSFMPPSEFFTDPHLVPYEPTLEAWSTGFEDLRENLLNSFLIGAGTALLALTITIPGAYAFARKEFYGKTAGFYAIISAMMFPYILLVIPIMDLWTALGLYNTVFGMILAYQVFVTPFSIWILRDFFENLPTDIEEAAQVYGCTQFTAFLRVILPLAAPGIVAVGFLAFLTGWNDFLFANLLTTGTGPVPAVPVLYGTIGGGSGERVYWGKLMAETLIIGIPPTIIYLAARSHLESAFNV; encoded by the coding sequence ATGAGTGCGACCGGCTACGACGCGACCGCCGTGACGCTGAAGACGGCCGCGTACGGCGTCGTCGCGTTCCTCGTGCTCGCGAACCTCATTCCGCTCCTGTTCATCCTCTCGGTGTCGTTCATGCCGCCGAGCGAGTTCTTTACCGACCCGCACCTCGTGCCGTACGAGCCGACGTTGGAGGCGTGGTCGACCGGGTTCGAGGACCTGCGGGAGAACCTCCTCAACAGCTTCCTGATTGGCGCGGGCACCGCGTTGCTGGCGCTGACTATCACGATCCCGGGCGCTTACGCGTTCGCCCGGAAGGAGTTCTACGGGAAAACGGCCGGCTTCTACGCGATCATCTCGGCGATGATGTTCCCGTACATCCTCCTGGTCATCCCGATCATGGACCTGTGGACCGCGCTGGGGCTATACAATACCGTCTTCGGGATGATCCTGGCGTACCAGGTGTTCGTCACTCCGTTTTCCATCTGGATCCTCCGGGATTTCTTCGAGAACCTCCCGACGGATATCGAAGAGGCCGCGCAGGTGTACGGCTGTACGCAGTTCACGGCGTTCCTTCGCGTCATCCTCCCGTTGGCGGCACCCGGAATCGTCGCCGTCGGCTTCCTCGCGTTCCTGACGGGATGGAACGACTTCCTCTTCGCCAACCTGCTGACTACCGGCACGGGGCCGGTTCCGGCCGTGCCGGTCCTGTACGGAACCATCGGCGGCGGGTCAGGTGAACGCGTCTACTGGGGGAAACTGATGGCCGAAACGCTCATCATCGGAATCCCACCGACGATCATCTACCTCGCCGCGCGCAGTCACCTGGAAAGTGCGTTCAACGTATAA
- a CDS encoding carbohydrate ABC transporter permease, with protein MSTRDLFDVGGRTERYRTVLSENWFAYLLIMPVLLFLVVLMWLPFMQGIYMSFNEWPFGGDPTWVGLANYEFLLNWEPFYTSLKATVIFSLTTLFQLVVALAAALAVRELRRGKSFVSAAFLLSYTMPPLVIGTIWAYLLEPDFGPVFGYLTQWNVLEETIYWGSSGSMSLAVVIFVTTWTFWPFMFLIISASLESIPEELYESARMYGANPLQTFLRVTLPQLKSAILVALSIRIIWNMTKISQVLQLTNGGPGYDTSILAVLLYQFAYERGQMGVSYAIGIVLLLMTLGFVFVFIREFERASEGAGA; from the coding sequence ATGTCGACACGAGACCTCTTCGACGTCGGCGGCAGAACCGAACGCTATCGGACCGTGCTCTCCGAGAACTGGTTCGCGTACCTGCTGATCATGCCGGTGTTGCTGTTTCTGGTCGTGCTCATGTGGCTCCCCTTCATGCAGGGGATCTACATGAGTTTCAACGAGTGGCCCTTCGGCGGCGACCCGACGTGGGTCGGGCTAGCGAATTACGAGTTCCTGTTGAACTGGGAACCGTTCTACACGTCCCTGAAGGCGACCGTGATCTTCTCGCTCACGACGCTATTCCAGCTGGTCGTCGCGCTCGCAGCGGCGCTCGCCGTCCGGGAACTCCGCCGCGGAAAGAGCTTCGTCAGCGCGGCGTTTCTGCTCTCCTATACGATGCCGCCGCTGGTGATCGGGACCATCTGGGCATATCTGCTCGAGCCCGACTTTGGCCCCGTCTTCGGCTATCTCACCCAGTGGAACGTCCTCGAGGAGACGATCTACTGGGGTAGCAGCGGGTCCATGTCGCTGGCAGTCGTAATATTCGTGACGACGTGGACGTTCTGGCCGTTCATGTTCCTCATCATCTCGGCTAGCCTCGAGAGTATCCCGGAGGAACTGTACGAGAGCGCCCGCATGTACGGGGCGAACCCGCTCCAGACGTTCCTCCGCGTTACGCTACCCCAACTGAAAAGTGCCATCCTGGTCGCGCTGAGCATCCGGATTATCTGGAACATGACGAAAATTTCGCAAGTGCTCCAGCTCACGAACGGCGGTCCGGGATACGACACATCCATTCTGGCCGTGTTGCTGTACCAGTTCGCCTACGAACGGGGCCAGATGGGCGTCTCGTACGCCATCGGGATCGTCCTGCTCCTGATGACCCTCGGCTTCGTCTTCGTGTTCATCCGCGAGTTCGAGCGCGCGAGTGAGGGGGCGGGAGCATGA
- a CDS encoding ABC transporter substrate-binding protein, which translates to METAIEEFRREQDAQIQMNWSNWDDINGGKWKNNIQNGNRPLLYDSTNSLTGQFIEPGWVKPVSEYEDRLDDGALEHVEWAMEMAQSCYRGFDEDLYEIPIGLEVGAPFIARADHFEAAGLSIEDDFPPRDYEHLVQVATQLQEDGPGTYGFQIYGEHGDVTDEALVTWTASKGGYDGMYLNEDWSDVNYDNDIWKEATKQYVDLYREHGLSSEKAATASNEGAAQMLIQGEVSMYQGSTKGFGQFMSRAEDMIGDGTIVFGPPWEGDAGNRGDFFTQCIALMRKPDGVSADVWEEREEMAIQWINKLLSADFQREVPKSLATLPVRKDVWPDLADDEALSRSNYLSTLETTVEGMEHGWSSHPEMNAIQYNIAGPRFQEAVRGKISPEEACTRTAEEIRNQVDI; encoded by the coding sequence ATGGAGACCGCAATCGAGGAGTTCCGGCGCGAGCAGGACGCACAAATCCAGATGAACTGGTCGAACTGGGACGACATCAACGGCGGCAAGTGGAAAAACAACATCCAAAACGGGAATCGGCCGCTGCTCTACGACTCGACGAACTCGCTTACCGGTCAGTTCATCGAACCCGGCTGGGTCAAGCCCGTCAGCGAGTACGAGGACAGACTCGACGACGGGGCCCTCGAGCACGTCGAGTGGGCGATGGAGATGGCCCAGAGCTGCTATCGCGGATTCGACGAGGACCTGTACGAAATTCCCATCGGTCTCGAGGTCGGCGCGCCGTTTATCGCGCGGGCGGATCACTTCGAAGCGGCCGGCCTCTCGATCGAAGACGATTTTCCACCCAGAGACTACGAACACCTCGTCCAGGTAGCGACGCAACTCCAGGAGGACGGCCCCGGAACGTATGGGTTCCAGATTTACGGCGAACACGGCGACGTCACCGACGAGGCGCTCGTGACGTGGACCGCTTCGAAGGGAGGGTACGACGGTATGTACCTCAACGAGGACTGGTCGGACGTCAACTACGACAACGACATCTGGAAGGAAGCGACCAAACAGTACGTCGATCTCTACCGGGAACACGGCCTCTCCTCGGAGAAGGCGGCGACGGCATCGAACGAAGGTGCCGCCCAGATGCTTATTCAGGGGGAGGTGAGTATGTATCAGGGAAGCACGAAGGGCTTCGGCCAATTCATGAGCCGAGCGGAGGACATGATCGGGGACGGAACCATCGTGTTCGGGCCGCCCTGGGAGGGCGACGCGGGCAATCGCGGCGACTTCTTCACGCAGTGCATCGCGCTCATGCGAAAGCCCGACGGCGTCTCGGCGGACGTCTGGGAGGAGCGCGAGGAGATGGCGATCCAGTGGATCAACAAACTGCTCTCGGCGGACTTCCAGCGGGAGGTTCCGAAGTCGCTGGCGACGCTCCCGGTCCGAAAGGACGTGTGGCCGGACCTCGCGGACGACGAGGCGCTCTCCCGGAGTAACTATCTCTCGACGCTCGAGACCACCGTCGAAGGGATGGAACACGGCTGGTCGAGCCACCCCGAGATGAACGCGATCCAGTACAATATCGCCGGACCGCGGTTCCAGGAGGCCGTTCGCGGGAAGATCAGCCCTGAAGAGGCCTGTACCCGGACCGCCGAAGAGATACGCAACCAGGTGGATATCTAA
- a CDS encoding D-2-hydroxyacid dehydrogenase yields the protein MSNDTPDVLVLRSDTHGLPAREYADLLDERLSDYDVRLARTPSEERELIEHATVVSGVDIDEDLLKHAEDLQLFAGVAAGYNHLPLETLREMDVAVTNASGIHAPNIAEQVVGYVLTFSRRLQEGRRRKNRHEWRHYQGDELMGSTVTVVGLGAIGTAVVERLSGFDVDTIGIRYTPEKGGPTDEVVGFEREAVHDALARTEYLIIAAPLTDTTRELLSSSEFETLPPNAKVINVGRGRIIDTDALVSAIQTNQIDGAALDVTDPEPLPADHPLWRFENVIITPHNAGHSPKHWDRLAAIVADNVAELSRTGDVENLTNLV from the coding sequence ATGAGTAACGATACACCGGACGTCCTCGTCCTACGCTCTGATACTCACGGATTGCCAGCGCGCGAGTACGCCGATCTACTCGACGAACGACTATCGGACTACGACGTCCGACTCGCCAGGACGCCCTCCGAGGAGCGCGAACTCATCGAGCACGCCACCGTCGTCTCCGGCGTCGACATCGATGAGGATCTGTTGAAGCACGCGGAGGACCTCCAGCTGTTCGCGGGCGTCGCTGCGGGCTACAATCACTTGCCTCTCGAGACCCTCAGAGAGATGGACGTCGCCGTTACCAACGCCTCCGGTATCCACGCGCCGAACATCGCGGAGCAAGTTGTCGGATACGTGTTGACCTTCTCGCGACGGCTCCAAGAGGGACGGAGACGAAAGAACCGCCACGAATGGCGCCATTATCAGGGCGACGAACTGATGGGGAGTACGGTCACCGTCGTCGGTCTCGGCGCGATCGGAACGGCCGTCGTCGAACGACTCTCCGGATTCGACGTTGATACGATCGGGATCAGGTACACGCCAGAGAAGGGAGGGCCGACGGACGAGGTCGTCGGATTCGAACGTGAGGCCGTCCACGACGCTCTGGCACGAACTGAGTACCTGATTATCGCCGCACCGCTGACGGATACGACGCGGGAACTGCTTTCCAGTTCCGAGTTCGAGACGCTTCCCCCGAACGCGAAGGTGATCAACGTCGGTCGAGGACGGATCATCGATACCGACGCGCTCGTTTCCGCGATTCAAACGAACCAGATCGATGGGGCCGCACTCGACGTAACCGATCCCGAACCGCTCCCCGCAGACCACCCGCTGTGGCGGTTCGAGAACGTCATTATCACCCCCCATAATGCCGGTCACAGCCCGAAACACTGGGATCGATTAGCCGCTATCGTTGCCGACAACGTTGCGGAACTGTCCCGAACGGGCGACGTCGAAAATCTCACGAATTTAGTCTGA
- a CDS encoding IclR family transcriptional regulator codes for MINNTGGTEANKTLGSVEKAFTVLEQLRQMRKTGVSELAKQLDLPKSTVHIYLQTLQSEGFVVQDDGEYALSYRFLEYGGDYRNESRLYQVAKPEVDKLASETGEVANLGIEENGLRVLLYKSDGPEAIHDNAPIGEYAHMHWTALGKAMLAHYPTSRVESIIETHGLPRANEHTITDADELVTELEHIRERGYSVEDQDRRQGVLTIGAPITDRSADTVISAVSVSGPKSHLDDQERFEELVSAVKKTANVIELRYSHY; via the coding sequence ATGATCAATAACACGGGAGGGACGGAGGCGAACAAGACGCTCGGATCGGTCGAGAAAGCCTTCACCGTTCTCGAACAGCTCAGACAGATGCGGAAAACGGGGGTCTCCGAACTGGCGAAGCAACTGGACCTACCCAAAAGCACCGTTCACATCTATCTTCAGACGTTACAGAGCGAGGGTTTCGTGGTACAGGACGACGGCGAATACGCGCTCAGCTATCGGTTTCTGGAGTACGGTGGCGATTACAGAAACGAGTCGCGACTCTACCAAGTCGCGAAACCGGAAGTAGACAAACTCGCGTCCGAAACCGGTGAAGTCGCGAACCTCGGAATCGAAGAAAACGGCCTGCGAGTCCTCCTCTACAAATCGGACGGACCGGAGGCCATCCACGACAACGCTCCGATCGGAGAGTATGCGCATATGCATTGGACGGCGCTCGGAAAGGCGATGTTAGCTCACTATCCGACGAGCCGTGTCGAGTCTATCATCGAAACCCACGGGTTGCCCCGTGCGAACGAACACACGATCACGGACGCCGACGAACTCGTCACGGAACTCGAGCACATCCGCGAGCGCGGCTATTCCGTCGAGGACCAGGATAGAAGACAAGGCGTGCTCACGATTGGCGCACCGATTACGGATCGAAGCGCGGACACCGTTATCAGTGCCGTCTCGGTTTCGGGACCGAAGAGCCATCTGGACGATCAGGAACGGTTCGAAGAACTCGTTAGTGCAGTAAAGAAAACGGCGAACGTTATCGAACTTCGCTACTCTCACTATTGA
- a CDS encoding universal stress protein, with protein MYDRILIAVDGSDEAERAAKRGLEFARVFDATVDILHVVERKALRLARSADQKARLRERGEAVLEEIEGLASDIDQPVTTELMEGRAAIRIAEYAAERDVTLIVVGRQGLTGVGKRLLGGVTERLLHRSDVPVFVVPKGAPDATTDYSDLLVSTDGSEIAADAARHGAAVARRYDSAVHVLNVVDLQAAGGAFNAGGLEHEFVDRLEADGEEIVEDVAMEIGDEVPTVTTAVVRTTSFDGVAAGIREYIDDADIDLVIVGARGRSNLGRRVLGSVTSALLRTIDVPVLVVTRSS; from the coding sequence ATGTACGACCGAATTTTGATCGCCGTCGACGGAAGCGACGAGGCCGAGCGGGCGGCGAAACGTGGACTCGAGTTCGCTCGCGTCTTCGACGCGACCGTCGACATTTTGCACGTCGTCGAGCGGAAGGCGCTCCGACTCGCGAGATCCGCCGACCAAAAGGCGCGACTCCGTGAGCGCGGTGAAGCCGTCCTCGAAGAAATCGAGGGTCTCGCGTCCGATATCGATCAGCCAGTGACGACGGAACTGATGGAGGGGAGGGCCGCGATCCGGATCGCCGAATACGCGGCCGAACGAGACGTGACACTGATCGTCGTCGGACGACAGGGGCTAACGGGGGTCGGAAAGCGACTCCTCGGCGGCGTCACGGAACGGCTCCTCCACCGAAGCGACGTCCCCGTCTTCGTCGTTCCGAAAGGCGCTCCCGACGCGACGACCGACTACTCCGACCTGCTCGTTTCAACGGACGGAAGCGAAATCGCCGCCGACGCCGCCCGACACGGTGCCGCGGTCGCACGGCGATACGATTCGGCAGTCCACGTGCTCAACGTCGTCGATCTGCAGGCTGCAGGAGGGGCCTTCAACGCGGGTGGCCTCGAGCACGAGTTCGTCGATCGACTCGAGGCCGACGGCGAAGAGATCGTCGAGGACGTGGCGATGGAGATCGGAGACGAGGTCCCAACCGTCACGACTGCCGTCGTGCGGACGACGTCGTTCGACGGTGTCGCCGCCGGGATTCGCGAGTACATCGACGATGCCGATATCGACCTCGTCATCGTGGGGGCACGCGGTCGGTCGAATCTGGGTCGCCGAGTCCTTGGTAGCGTCACCTCGGCCCTCCTGCGGACGATCGACGTTCCCGTATTGGTCGTGACGCGATCGTCGTGA
- a CDS encoding universal stress protein — protein sequence MADRILVPYDGSPQATDALEFAFETFPDATVIALYVIEVPDGRWAQIVGPELQIPVTERAQEYAADILEPATEIATEHGRSLETDVVTGEPDHRIVAQAEEESVDLIVIGSHGQKGVSRVLLGSVAEKVVRRSPIPVLVVR from the coding sequence ATGGCCGACCGAATTCTCGTTCCATACGATGGCTCGCCACAGGCGACGGACGCCCTCGAGTTTGCCTTCGAGACGTTTCCAGATGCGACTGTTATAGCGCTGTACGTCATCGAGGTACCGGATGGTCGCTGGGCACAGATCGTGGGTCCCGAACTACAGATACCCGTTACCGAGCGAGCACAGGAGTACGCAGCTGACATCCTCGAGCCCGCGACGGAAATCGCAACTGAGCACGGCCGCAGTCTCGAAACGGACGTCGTCACGGGCGAGCCCGATCACCGCATCGTTGCGCAGGCGGAGGAAGAATCGGTCGACCTGATCGTCATCGGAAGCCACGGGCAGAAGGGAGTTTCGCGCGTTCTGCTCGGGAGCGTCGCGGAAAAGGTCGTTCGCCGGTCACCGATTCCCGTCCTCGTGGTCCGGTAG
- a CDS encoding YdeI/OmpD-associated family protein, whose product MDPIFFDSRDEFRNWLEEHHATAEELWVGYYKVDAERSGIEYGESVEEALCFGWIDGLIKGIDDETYTRRFTPRKPDSKWSKANKERVESMTETGKMTPVGMKLVEAARESGEWDAAYRLADDHEIPTELEAALRENETAWENFQNFSNTDQHAFIALFEEAKTDETKRKRIDRTIELAEQDLRAYDEDNKRRL is encoded by the coding sequence ATGGATCCGATATTCTTTGACTCTCGCGACGAGTTCCGCAACTGGCTGGAGGAGCACCACGCCACGGCCGAGGAGCTGTGGGTCGGATACTACAAAGTCGACGCCGAGCGATCAGGCATCGAATACGGCGAATCGGTCGAGGAAGCCCTCTGCTTCGGGTGGATCGACGGCCTGATCAAGGGCATCGACGACGAGACGTACACGCGTCGATTCACGCCCCGGAAGCCCGACAGCAAGTGGTCGAAGGCGAACAAGGAGCGAGTCGAATCGATGACCGAGACGGGGAAAATGACCCCGGTCGGGATGAAACTCGTCGAAGCGGCCAGGGAATCGGGCGAGTGGGACGCGGCGTACCGGTTGGCCGATGATCACGAAATTCCGACCGAACTCGAAGCGGCACTGCGGGAGAACGAGACCGCGTGGGAGAACTTCCAGAACTTCTCGAACACGGATCAGCACGCGTTCATCGCGCTATTTGAGGAGGCTAAGACGGACGAGACGAAGCGAAAGCGTATCGACCGAACGATCGAACTCGCGGAGCAGGACCTTCGAGCGTACGACGAGGACAACAAGCGGCGGCTGTGA
- a CDS encoding class I SAM-dependent methyltransferase → MEESFEDLADRFSQIADQYDDKHGSDEKPIYNACASLVIEHADPRPDDVVLDLGTGTGLIALALTEDAGHVVGRDISEGMIEQARSKATDSGLENVEFGYGEFRDPHYDGEVDTVVSNFALHHLPDEEKREAIEAIADLGPRRFVLGDAMFFGSPDPDEPLFGHGVDGATVGMLVDRLTDVGFVVTAVERVHDQVGVLVAETPDDEGLE, encoded by the coding sequence ATGGAGGAGTCCTTCGAGGACCTCGCCGATCGCTTCTCGCAGATTGCCGATCAGTACGACGACAAACACGGCAGCGACGAAAAGCCGATCTACAACGCGTGCGCCTCACTTGTTATTGAACACGCAGACCCTCGCCCCGACGACGTCGTCCTCGACCTCGGAACGGGGACAGGCCTAATTGCGCTCGCGCTGACCGAGGATGCTGGCCACGTCGTCGGTCGGGATATCAGTGAGGGAATGATAGAGCAGGCCCGGTCGAAAGCTACCGACAGCGGTCTCGAGAACGTGGAGTTCGGCTATGGCGAGTTCCGCGACCCGCACTACGACGGCGAAGTAGACACCGTGGTCTCGAATTTCGCGCTGCACCACCTCCCCGATGAGGAGAAACGCGAGGCTATCGAGGCCATCGCCGATCTCGGTCCACGCCGATTCGTCCTCGGTGACGCGATGTTCTTCGGATCGCCCGATCCTGACGAACCGCTATTCGGCCACGGAGTTGATGGGGCTACCGTCGGGATGCTCGTGGACAGACTTACTGACGTCGGATTCGTGGTCACGGCAGTCGAGCGCGTGCACGATCAAGTAGGTGTCCTTGTCGCTGAAACTCCCGACGATGAGGGACTAGAGTAA
- a CDS encoding NAD(P)/FAD-dependent oxidoreductase, with protein MQTTGGGDLEYDVLIIGGGPAGLSAALQLGRSLRSVLVCDNGEPRNGPADEAHGYLTRDGISPEELRHLGREEVVKYGGEFRDTKITDVSRDNNGFTSTLDSGETITSRKVVLATGVRDDLPDTDGFEEFWGSGVHHCPYCHGYEVRGESLGVMVTNQHTVDYAKLIYNLSEDLLVFTNGQDVFDDESRSMFVERGIEIEDEPITALNGSDGELESVSLADGRDVARHALFYPPPMEQHSEIPEQLGLEVNEAGLVDATRSQRGIGFTSVEGLFIAGDASSGGPPSIPSAVADGYAVGTTVNGELSMEDFEGGLQ; from the coding sequence ATGCAAACAACTGGTGGCGGCGATTTGGAATATGACGTTCTCATCATCGGCGGCGGGCCTGCAGGCTTGAGTGCAGCCCTCCAGTTAGGACGCTCGCTCCGTAGCGTCTTGGTCTGCGATAACGGTGAACCCCGTAACGGTCCGGCAGATGAAGCCCACGGTTACCTGACGAGAGACGGTATTTCGCCGGAGGAACTCCGCCATCTCGGTCGTGAGGAAGTAGTGAAGTACGGAGGCGAGTTCCGCGACACGAAAATAACGGATGTCAGCCGAGACAACAACGGATTCACCAGCACCCTCGATTCCGGCGAGACCATCACGAGTCGGAAGGTAGTATTAGCGACTGGTGTCAGGGATGATCTTCCAGATACCGACGGCTTTGAGGAGTTCTGGGGGAGTGGCGTACATCACTGCCCCTACTGTCACGGCTACGAAGTCCGTGGTGAGTCCCTCGGCGTGATGGTTACGAACCAACACACGGTCGACTACGCGAAGCTCATCTACAACCTGAGTGAGGACCTCCTCGTATTTACCAACGGGCAGGACGTCTTCGATGACGAATCGCGGTCGATGTTCGTCGAACGTGGAATCGAAATCGAGGACGAACCGATTACTGCACTCAACGGCTCCGACGGTGAACTCGAAAGCGTCTCCCTCGCGGATGGCCGCGACGTAGCTCGCCACGCTCTGTTCTACCCTCCGCCGATGGAGCAACACAGCGAGATACCAGAACAGCTCGGTCTCGAAGTGAATGAGGCTGGACTCGTCGATGCAACGCGCTCCCAGCGTGGAATCGGGTTCACATCGGTCGAGGGGCTGTTCATTGCTGGCGATGCCTCGAGCGGGGGTCCGCCGTCCATCCCATCCGCCGTCGCCGATGGATACGCAGTCGGAACGACCGTGAATGGGGAACTGTCCATGGAAGACTTCGAAGGGGGGTTGCAATAA
- a CDS encoding helix-turn-helix domain-containing protein — protein sequence MPDAVQKQLEEERECEGLLDCMLGLNEMDRRVFRLMVECSEPITIDQVAKFIDRERTTAYRSVKRLQEAGVAVEEQESCPKGGYHHVYRVSDPDEIADELQRMLNEWYATTGQLIQEFRETYGEDRSPEVNQ from the coding sequence ATGCCAGACGCTGTGCAAAAGCAACTCGAAGAAGAACGGGAGTGTGAGGGTCTCCTCGACTGTATGTTAGGGCTGAATGAGATGGACAGACGTGTATTCAGACTAATGGTGGAATGCTCCGAGCCAATTACCATAGATCAGGTCGCGAAGTTTATCGATCGCGAACGGACGACTGCATACCGTTCGGTCAAACGGCTTCAAGAAGCAGGAGTGGCCGTGGAAGAGCAGGAAAGTTGCCCGAAGGGGGGATATCACCACGTGTATCGGGTCTCCGACCCCGACGAGATTGCGGATGAACTTCAACGAATGCTCAATGAGTGGTACGCCACCACTGGACAACTAATTCAGGAGTTCCGAGAGACGTATGGAGAGGATCGTTCACCTGAAGTAAATCAATAG